A single region of the Brassica rapa cultivar Chiifu-401-42 chromosome A03, CAAS_Brap_v3.01, whole genome shotgun sequence genome encodes:
- the LOC103857767 gene encoding bifunctional monothiol glutaredoxin-S16, chloroplastic, whose protein sequence is MAAISFSSVHASPSPRVFRPQTSRNTPGLTLYSRFTPSFSISFPSLSSTLRVDTVRSRRPFLIASAVKSLGETEQLPIAEAESIPAESGVYAVYDKSDELQFVGISRNIGASVSTHVKSVPELCGSVKVGIVEEPDKAVLTQAWKSWIEEHIKVTGKVPPGNKSGNNTWVKQTPRKKSDIRLTPGRHVELTVPLEELIDRLVKENKVVAFIKGSRSAPQCGFSQRVVGILESQGVDYETVDVLDDDYNHGLREKLKSYSNWPTFPQVFVKGELLGGCDILTSMYENGELADMFK, encoded by the exons ATGGCCGCAATCAGTTTCTCCTCCGTGCACGCCTCACCCTCTCCCCGTGTGTTTCGTCCACAAACTTCCCGAAATACCCCTGGCCTTACTCTCTATTCACGCTTCACCCCATCCTTCTCAATCTCATTCCCCTCTCTCTCCTCCACGCTCCGCGTCGACACAGTCCGCTCCCGCCGTCCCTTCCTAATCGCCTCCGCCGTCAAGTCGCTGGGGGAGACGGAGCAGCTTCCCATAGCGGAGGCTGAGTCGATTCCGGCGGAGTCCGGCGTCTACGCCGTCTACGATAAGAGCGACGAGCTTCAGTTCGTCGGAATATCTCGGAACATCGGGGCGAGCGTATCTACGCACGTGAAATCGGTTCCGGAGCTTTGCGGCTCCGTCAAG GTTGGTATAGTAGAGGAACCAGACAAAGCGGTTCTAACTCAAGCATGGAAATCATGGATAGAAGAACACATAAAAGTAACCGGAAAGGTCCCTCCAGGGAACAAGTCAGGGAACAACACATGGGTCAAACAGACTCCGAGAAAGAAATCAGACATCCGTCTCACTCCAGGTCGCCATGTCGAGCTCACTGTCCCCTTAGAGGAACTCATTGACCGGTTAGTGAAAGAGAACAAGGTGGTAGCTTTCATAAAAGGGTCGAGAAGCGCTCCTCAATGTGGATTCTCACAAAGAGTTGTTGGGATTCTTGAGAGCCAAGGAGTGGACTATGAAACGGTTGATGTTCTTGACGATGACTATAACCATGGGCTAAGAGAGAAGCTGAAGAGTTATAGTAATTGGCCTACGTTTCCGCAAGTGTTTGTGAAAGGAGAACTGTTAGGAGGTTGTGATATATTGACCTCAATGTATGAGAATGGCGAACTTGCCGATATGTTTAAGTAG
- the LOC103857768 gene encoding ethylene-overproduction protein 1: MHPNLFTTMRTLKFIEGCKATALNPPPPPPPPSTTERAGEKLFQHLHDHLRVNSFRSKSTRTHPPPNQNAAVSKNSLLPYGLPNTDLLEPQIDPSLKFVDLIDKLAEVYRRIENSSQFEKAEAFLEQCAIFRGLLDPKLFRRSLRSARQHAVNVHTKVVLASWLRYERREDELIGTTSMDCCGRNLECPKASLVSGYDPERVYDPCICSGYNADVDVEECSTSEVDYDMSFCIGDEEVPCVRCKIASLSIPFKAMLYGGFRETKRNTINFTRNGISVEGMRAVEMFSRVRKVEMFPPNVVLELLTLANQFCCDELKAACDVFLARLVSNFDDAVLLIEYGLEEAAYLLVAACLQVFLRELPNSMRNPNVVKILCSVEGRERLALVGHASFTLYLFLSQIAMEDDMNSNTTVMVLECLVEHAVETWQRQLACHQLGVVMLERKEYKDAQRWFNSAAKAGHVYSLVGVARSKFKLGHRYSAYKTMNSLISGCSATGWMYQERSLYRIGEEKVLDIDIATDLDPTLTFPYKFRAVSLVEESQFGAAVAELNKILRFKVSPDCLEMRAWISIAMKNFEGALKDIRALLTLEPNFLMFNKKIHGDHMVELLRSLVQRRNQADCWMQLYDRWSSVDDIGSLAVVHHMLANDPGKSLLRFRQSLLLLRLNCQKAAMRSLRLARNHSKSEHERLVYEGWILYDTGHREEALAKAEESVSIQRSFEAYFLKAYALADSTLDPESSKYVIQLLEEALRCPSDGLRKGQALNNLGSVYVDCGKLDLAADCYKNALTIKHTRAHQGLARVYHLKSQRKDAYNEMTKLIEKAQNNASAFEKRSEYCDREVAQRDLVMATQLDPLRTYPYRYRAAVLMDDHKEIEAIEELSKAIAFKPDLQLLHLRAAFFASMRETTDAIRDCEAALSIDPCHKDTINLYHKVREPQA, translated from the exons ATGCATCCTAATCTATTCACAACAATGCGAACGTTGAAATTCATCGAAGGATGCAAAGCCACGGCTCTCAACCCTCCTCCGCCGCCACCTCCTCCCTCTACCACCGAAAGAGCCGGCGAAAAGCTCTTTCAGCATCTCCATGATCACCTCCGAGTCAACTCGTTCCGTTCCAAATCCACCCGGACTCATCCACCTCCAAATCAAAACGCCGCCGTTTCGAAAAACTCCCTCCTCCCATACGGACTCCCCAACACGGACCTCCTCGAACCGCAGATCGACCCTTCTCTCAAATTCGTAGACTTGATCGACAAGCTAGCCGAAGTCTACCGCCGCATCGAGAACTCCTCGCAGTTCGAGAAAGCCGAGGCCTTTCTAGAGCAATGCGCAATCTTCCGAGGCTTATTGGATCCGAAACTTTTCCGGCGGAGTCTCCGGTCAGCTAGGCAGCACGCTGTTAACGTTCATACCAAAGTTGTCTTAGCTTCTTGGCTACGTTACgagaggagagaagatgagCTTATAGGGACAACATCGATGGATTGCTGCGGAAGAAACCTCGAATGCCCTAAAGCGAGTCTCGTTTCCGGGTACGACCCGGAACGGGTGTACGATCCATGTATTTGTTCTGGGTACAACGCTGACGTTGATGTTGAAGAGTGTTCGACGTCAGAGGTAGATTACGACATGTCCTTCTGTATAGGCGATGAGGAAGTTCCTTGCGTGAGGTGCAAGATAGCGTCTTTGTCAATACCTTTTAAGGCTATGTTATACGGTGGCTTTAGAGAGACGAAGCGAAACACTATCAACTTCACGCGGAACGGAATCTCTGTGGAAGGGATGAGAGCTGTTGAGATGTTTAGTAGGGTTCGAAAAGTTGAGATGTTTCCTCCCAATGTTGTCTTGGAGCTACTCACATTAGCGAACCAGTTCTGCTGCGACGAGTTGAAAGCAGCTTGTGACGTGTTTTTGGCTCGTCTTGTTAGTAATTTCGATGACGCGGTGTTGTTGATTGAGTACGGTTTGGAGGAGGCTGCGTACCTTCTTGTGGCTGCTTGTCTTCAGGTTTTTCTAAGAGAGTTGCCTAACTCGATGCGTAATCCGAACGTTGTAAAGATTCTCTGTAGCGTTGAGGGACGGGAAAGGCTGGCCTTGGTTGGGCATGCTTCCTTTACGTTGTACCTTTTCTTAAGCCAGATTGCTATGGAAGACGATATGAATTCAAACACAACGGTAATGGTGTTAGAATGTTTGGTTGAACATGCGGTGGAGACTTGGCAGAGACAGCTCGCTTGTCACCAGTTAGGTGTTGTGATGCTTGAGAGGAAAGAATATAAAGATGCTCAGAGATGGTTTAACTCAGCTGCCAAAGCAGGTCATGTTTACTCCCTTGTCGGTGTAGCCAGGTCTAAGTTTAAGCTTGGCCATCGATACTCGGCTTATAAGACCATGAACTCGTTGATATCGGGTTGCTCAGCTACTGGATGGATGTACCAAGAGAGGTCTTTGTATCGAATCGGTGAAGAGAAGGTGCTTGATATAGACATTGCCACGGATTTGGACCCAACTCTGACTTTCCCTTACAAGTTCAGGGCAGTGTCATTGGTCGAGGAGAGTCAGTTTGGTGCTGCGGTCGCGGAACTGAACAAGATTCTGAGGTTTAAAGTCTCTCCTGACTGTTTAGAGATGCGGGCGTGGATTTCTATAGCTATGAAGAACTTTGAGGGTGCTTTGAAAGATATAAGAGCGCTTTTGACATTGGAGCCTAACTTCTTGATGTTTAACAAGAAAATTCATGGGGATCATATGGTGGAACTCCTCCGGTCGCTGGTTCAGCGACGGAACCAGGCTGATTGCTGGATGCAGTTATATGATCGTTGGTCTTCTGTTGATGATATTGGATCTCTAGCTGTTGTTCATCATATGCTGGCTAATGATCCAGGGAAAAGCCTTTTGCGTTTCAGACAgtctcttcttctcttaag GCTAAATTGTCAAAAGGCAGCAATGCGTAGCCTTAGGCTGGCTAGAAACCATTCAAAGTCGGAGCATGAGAGACTTGTGTATGAAGGATGGATACTGTATGACACAGGCCACCGTGAGGAAGCTCTGGCCAAGGCTGAGGAATCTGTTTCTATACAAAGATCTTTCGAAGCTTATTTCCTTAAAGCTTATGCTCTTGCAGACTCCACACTTGACCCTGAGTCCTCAAAGTATGTCATCCAGCTCCTTGAAGAAGCACTTAGATGTCCATCAGATGGTCTTCGTAAGGGACAA GCTTTGAACAACTTGGGAAGTGTATACGTTGACTGTGGTAAGCTGGATCTTGCAGCTGATTGCTACAAGAACGCACTAACCATCAAGCACACACGAGCTCACCAAGGCCTGGCTCGTGTTTACCATCTGAAAAGCCAAAGGAAAGATGCGTATAATGAGATGACAAAGTTGATAGAGAAAGCTCAGAACAATGCATCGGCCTTTGAGAAGCGTTCAGAGTATTGTGACCGAGAGGTGGCACAGAGAGACCTAGTGATGGCGACACAGCTAGATCCTCTGAGAACTTACCCATACAGATACAGAGCCGCAG TTCTTATGGACGACCATAAAGAAATTGAAGCCATTGAAGAGTTGTCCAAAGCCATAGCATTTAAACCTGACCTCCAGCTTTTACATCTCCGAGCAGCATTCTTCGCTTCGATGCGTGAAACTACAGACGCTATCAGAGACTGTGAAGCAGCTTTGAGTATTGATCCATGCCACAAAGATACCATCAACCTCTATCACAAAGTACGTGAACCACAGGCATAG
- the LOC103857770 gene encoding uncharacterized protein LOC103857770 isoform X2 yields the protein MALHLLLVLFSYMLLTQVVEGNTDDFDCVDIYKQPAFQNPLLKHHKIQEIFNLDDNLDRKNEYKVNDQRCPKGTVPILKQRNGTESVHLDTVEYPGQHFATIETVLDGSIYRGAEARISLHSLTVQNNQYSKSQIWLENGPRNELNSIQVGWAADGYKNSGCYNIQCPGFVIVTRIPWIGKAFSRTSIYGGNETISFTPQVFQDGLSGNWGLKIFNNVIGYWPKELFTHLNNGASLIRFGGNTFMSPDGISPPMGNEHFPVIDFQKSSHYLHVKVKNSNYQLVDIEDSKTRRYSDSYQCYRLSYWGYSKSNGVSFSFGGPGGDCGT from the exons ATGGCTTTACATCTGCTCCTCGTTCTATTTTCTTATATGCTTTTAACGCAAGTGGTTGAAGGAAACACTGAT GATTTTGACTGTGTTGATATATACAAACAACCAGCTTTCCAAAATCCACTGCTGAAGCACCACAAGATTCAA GAAATTTTCAATCTGGATGACAATCTTGATagaaaaaatgaatataaagtGAATGATCAACGTTGTCCAAAAGGAACAGTGCCAATATTAAAACAAAGAAATGGAACTGAGAGCGTTCATCTTGATACAGTCGAGTATCCGGGCCAACAT TTTGCAACAATAGAGACCGTTTTGGATGGGAGCATCTATCGAGGAGCTGAAGCTAGGATAAGTCTTCACAGCTTAACTGTGCAGAATAACCAGTACAGTAAAAGTCAAATTTGGTTAGAGAATGGACCCCGTAATGAACTCAATAGCATTCAAGTTGGTTGGGCA GCAGATGGTTATAAGAACTCTGGGTGTTATAACATACAATGTCCTGGCTTTGTTATTGTAACTCGAATTCCTTGGATTGGAAAAGCGTTTTCTAGAACCTCTATTTACGGTGGTAACGAAACAATTTCTTTCACACCACAAGTATTCCag GATGGCTTAAGCGGAAACTGGGGattaaaaatattcaacaaTGTAATTGGTTACTGGCCCAAAGAATTATTCACACATTTAAACAACGGAGCATCTTTAATACGTTTTGGAGGAAATACATTTATGTCTCCAGATGGAATAAGTCCTCCAATGGGAAATGAGCATTTTCCGGTTATCGACTTTCAGAAGAGTTCACATTATCTGCATGTCAAAGTTAAGAACTCGAACTATCAATTAGTTGATATTGAAGACAGTAAAACAAGACGTTATTCAGATTCGTACCAGTGTTATAGATTATCGTATTGGGGTTATTCCAAGTCGAATGGAGTATCTTTCTCCTTCGGAGGTCCAGGTGGAGACTGTGGTACTTGA
- the LOC103857770 gene encoding uncharacterized protein LOC103857770 isoform X1 has protein sequence MALHLLLVLFSYMLLTQVVEGNTDDFDCVDIYKQPAFQNPLLKHHKIQEIFNLDDNLDRKNEYKVNDQRCPKGTVPILKQRNGTESVHLDTVEYPGQHFATIETVLDGSIYRGAEARISLHSLTVQNNQYSKSQIWLENGPRNELNSIQVGWAAHPRLYGDTRTRFTIYWTADGYKNSGCYNIQCPGFVIVTRIPWIGKAFSRTSIYGGNETISFTPQVFQDGLSGNWGLKIFNNVIGYWPKELFTHLNNGASLIRFGGNTFMSPDGISPPMGNEHFPVIDFQKSSHYLHVKVKNSNYQLVDIEDSKTRRYSDSYQCYRLSYWGYSKSNGVSFSFGGPGGDCGT, from the exons ATGGCTTTACATCTGCTCCTCGTTCTATTTTCTTATATGCTTTTAACGCAAGTGGTTGAAGGAAACACTGAT GATTTTGACTGTGTTGATATATACAAACAACCAGCTTTCCAAAATCCACTGCTGAAGCACCACAAGATTCAA GAAATTTTCAATCTGGATGACAATCTTGATagaaaaaatgaatataaagtGAATGATCAACGTTGTCCAAAAGGAACAGTGCCAATATTAAAACAAAGAAATGGAACTGAGAGCGTTCATCTTGATACAGTCGAGTATCCGGGCCAACAT TTTGCAACAATAGAGACCGTTTTGGATGGGAGCATCTATCGAGGAGCTGAAGCTAGGATAAGTCTTCACAGCTTAACTGTGCAGAATAACCAGTACAGTAAAAGTCAAATTTGGTTAGAGAATGGACCCCGTAATGAACTCAATAGCATTCAAGTTGGTTGGGCA gCGCATCCAAGATTGTACGGTGACACTCGCACGAGATTTACTATATATTGGACC GCAGATGGTTATAAGAACTCTGGGTGTTATAACATACAATGTCCTGGCTTTGTTATTGTAACTCGAATTCCTTGGATTGGAAAAGCGTTTTCTAGAACCTCTATTTACGGTGGTAACGAAACAATTTCTTTCACACCACAAGTATTCCag GATGGCTTAAGCGGAAACTGGGGattaaaaatattcaacaaTGTAATTGGTTACTGGCCCAAAGAATTATTCACACATTTAAACAACGGAGCATCTTTAATACGTTTTGGAGGAAATACATTTATGTCTCCAGATGGAATAAGTCCTCCAATGGGAAATGAGCATTTTCCGGTTATCGACTTTCAGAAGAGTTCACATTATCTGCATGTCAAAGTTAAGAACTCGAACTATCAATTAGTTGATATTGAAGACAGTAAAACAAGACGTTATTCAGATTCGTACCAGTGTTATAGATTATCGTATTGGGGTTATTCCAAGTCGAATGGAGTATCTTTCTCCTTCGGAGGTCCAGGTGGAGACTGTGGTACTTGA
- the LOC103857772 gene encoding abscisic acid receptor PYL4 has product MLAVHRPSSAVTDGDSVQVPMMIASFQKRFPSLSRDTAAASFHTHEVGPNQCCSAVIQEISAPISAVWSVVRRFDNPQAYKHFLKSCNVIGGDGGNVGSLRQVHVVSGLPAASSTERLDILDDERHVISFSVVGGDHRLSNYRSVTTLHSSPICGTVVVESYVVDVPPGNTKEETCDFVDVIVRCNLQSLAKIAESSAVEGKKKTSM; this is encoded by the coding sequence ATGCTCGCCGTACACCGCCCTTCCTCCGCTGTGACAGACGGAGACTCCGTCCAGGTCCCGATGATGATCGCTTCTTTTCAAAAACGTTTCCCTTCTCTCTCACGCGACACAGCCGCAGCTAGTTTCCACACGCACGAGGTTGGTCCTAACCAGTGCTGCTCCGCCGTGATCCAAGAGATCTCCGCCCCTATTTCTGCCGTATGGTCCGTCGTCCGACGCTTCGACAACCCGCAAGCTTACAAACACTTCCTCAAAAGCTGCAACGTCATAGGCGGAGACGGTGGAAACGTTGGTAGCCTCCGTCAAGTCCACGTCGTTTCTGGCCTCCCCGCCGCGAGCTCCACCGAACGTCTCGATATCCTAGACGACGAACGTCATGTTATTAGTTTCAGCGTCGTTGGTGGAGACCACCGGCTGTCTAACTACCGGTCCGTCACGACTCTTCACTCTTCTCCGATCTGTGGAACCGTGGTTGTTGAGTCTTACGTCGTTGACGTGCCTCCCGGGAACACTAAAGAAGAAACTTGCGACTTCGTTGACGTTATAGTACGGTGCAATCTTCAGTCTCTTGCTAAAATAGCTGAGAGTTCTGCGGTGgaagggaagaagaagacgtCCATGTAA